The Corallococcus exiguus genome has a segment encoding these proteins:
- a CDS encoding magnesium transporter: MPRLVQMPPETAHTLLQGDRLSRDFTSVGVEDTVAQALEKLRAHPGTGEIFYCYACDPAGRLVGVVPIRKLIRATPDERIASLMFTRVVKLPLDASDALVEDFFVTYRFLAFPVVDAEGRIVGVVEMNQFVDAFSDTLFDEVEGRVRDEVYRFVGLPKGEARETRPGRMALKRFPWLLVNIAGGFLAATTTRLFERTVAELVVVSAFIPMVLVLSESLGVQTTAVAASMVTHGEVDRKVVAREVLAASLAGLMAAAVVALLGRIYSPGFGFPLALFVAVTVSATLASCLGGVLPFLFKKLKVDPHLASAPLVLAVSDNVTLLAYFGLVTRLLL; the protein is encoded by the coding sequence GTGCCCCGACTCGTGCAGATGCCCCCGGAGACTGCTCACACGCTGTTGCAGGGCGACCGGCTGTCCCGGGACTTCACCTCGGTGGGCGTGGAGGACACGGTCGCCCAGGCGCTGGAGAAGCTGCGCGCCCACCCCGGCACGGGGGAGATCTTCTACTGCTACGCGTGCGACCCAGCTGGCCGGCTGGTGGGCGTGGTGCCCATCCGCAAGCTGATCCGCGCGACGCCCGACGAGCGCATCGCGTCGCTGATGTTCACGCGGGTGGTGAAGCTGCCGCTGGACGCCTCCGACGCGCTGGTGGAGGACTTCTTCGTCACCTACCGCTTCCTGGCCTTCCCGGTGGTGGACGCGGAGGGGCGCATCGTGGGCGTGGTGGAGATGAACCAGTTCGTGGACGCGTTCTCCGACACGCTCTTCGACGAGGTGGAGGGCCGCGTGCGCGACGAGGTCTACCGCTTCGTGGGCCTGCCCAAGGGCGAGGCGCGAGAGACGCGGCCCGGGCGCATGGCGCTCAAGCGCTTCCCGTGGCTGCTCGTGAACATCGCCGGCGGGTTCCTGGCGGCCACGACGACGCGGCTGTTCGAGCGCACGGTGGCGGAGCTGGTGGTGGTGAGCGCCTTCATCCCCATGGTGCTGGTGCTGTCGGAAAGCCTGGGCGTGCAGACGACGGCGGTGGCCGCGTCGATGGTGACGCATGGCGAGGTGGACCGGAAGGTGGTGGCGCGCGAGGTGCTGGCCGCGAGCCTGGCCGGGTTGATGGCGGCGGCGGTGGTGGCGCTCCTGGGGCGCATCTATTCGCCGGGGTTCGGCTTTCCCCTGGCGCTGTTCGTGGCGGTGACGGTGTCCGCCACGTTGGCGTCGTGCCTGGGCGGCGTGCTGCCGTTCCTCTTCAAGAAGCTGAAGGTGGATCCGCACCTGGCGTCGGCGCCGCTGGTGCTGGCGGTGTCCGACAACGTGACGCTGCTGGCGTACTTCGGATTGGTGACGCGGTTGTTGTTGTAG
- a CDS encoding DNA gyrase inhibitor YacG produces the protein MPLTPCPICQKPVPPRPENTSHPFCSRRCRAVDLGRWLGEEYRVPDRQAEQQEDELPSDGEPRRHDA, from the coding sequence ATGCCACTCACGCCGTGTCCCATCTGTCAGAAGCCCGTGCCTCCGCGGCCGGAGAACACCTCCCATCCCTTCTGCTCCCGCCGCTGCCGCGCCGTCGACCTGGGCCGCTGGCTGGGTGAGGAGTACCGCGTGCCCGACCGTCAGGCCGAGCAGCAGGAGGACGAGCTCCCCTCCGACGGCGAGCCGCGCCGCCACGACGCCTGA
- a CDS encoding lysylphosphatidylglycerol synthase transmembrane domain-containing protein produces MKRAVNLIASLLVTVAFMWWAFRDTDVSTQLASLKAANYAWILPYFVCLCFIHVFRALRWGALLSGLEHIPFRKLNEASGIGFMMLLVLPFRLGEFARPFLIAQRSSIRRSAAMTSVVLERIVDGLFVAAMFRVLLFFVSTETPEVRYVKLGAWLMFAVFGGGLMFLLLGLWQQERTVRLVRATVGRFSPGVADKVADVVDTFVGAMRQLPDRKHIALFFLYTFGYWGLNGLGMALLARAFDCSGAAAGTACEPMHLSLFQSYIVMCVLVVGVMIPAAPGMMGTFQAATKVGLGLFMPAAMVNAHGLAYANVLWLCQTLQQIVIGLVLLSISHMSFRELAGNMKKDDDTSVTRSSAA; encoded by the coding sequence GTGAAACGCGCCGTCAACCTCATCGCCAGCCTGCTCGTCACAGTTGCCTTCATGTGGTGGGCCTTCCGGGACACGGATGTGTCCACGCAGCTCGCCAGCCTCAAGGCGGCCAACTACGCGTGGATCCTCCCGTACTTCGTGTGCCTGTGCTTCATCCACGTCTTCCGGGCGCTGCGCTGGGGAGCGTTGCTGTCGGGCCTGGAGCACATCCCCTTCCGCAAGCTGAACGAAGCGTCCGGCATCGGCTTCATGATGCTGCTGGTGCTGCCGTTCCGGCTGGGTGAGTTCGCGCGGCCCTTCCTCATCGCCCAGCGCAGCTCCATCCGCCGCAGCGCGGCCATGACATCCGTGGTGCTGGAGCGCATCGTGGACGGCCTCTTCGTCGCGGCGATGTTCCGCGTGTTGCTCTTCTTCGTCTCTACGGAGACCCCCGAGGTCCGGTACGTGAAGCTGGGCGCGTGGCTGATGTTCGCCGTGTTCGGCGGCGGCTTGATGTTCCTCCTGCTGGGCCTGTGGCAGCAGGAGCGCACGGTGCGGCTGGTGCGCGCCACCGTGGGCCGCTTCTCGCCGGGCGTCGCGGACAAGGTGGCGGACGTCGTGGACACCTTCGTGGGGGCCATGCGCCAGCTCCCCGACCGCAAGCACATCGCCCTCTTCTTCCTCTACACGTTCGGTTACTGGGGCCTGAACGGCCTGGGCATGGCGCTGCTCGCGCGCGCCTTCGACTGCTCCGGCGCGGCGGCGGGCACGGCCTGCGAGCCCATGCACCTGTCGCTGTTCCAGTCCTACATCGTGATGTGCGTGCTGGTGGTGGGCGTGATGATCCCCGCCGCGCCCGGGATGATGGGCACCTTCCAGGCCGCCACCAAGGTGGGCCTGGGGCTGTTCATGCCCGCCGCGATGGTGAACGCGCACGGGCTCGCCTACGCGAACGTGTTGTGGCTGTGCCAGACGCTGCAGCAGATCGTCATCGGCCTCGTCCTGCTGTCCATCAGCCACATGTCCTTCCGCGAGCTGGCGGGGAACATGAAGAAGGACGACGACACCTCGGTCACCCGCTCGTCGGCGGCCTGA
- a CDS encoding ribbon-helix-helix domain-containing protein: MQDGSASPLSPDAPSSPPAVEPGEVRSPEADIVSTHVLVPEEQVHKLRELARRTRIHQSEYLREAVEDLLSKYGRIPAKTEGES; encoded by the coding sequence ATGCAGGATGGAAGCGCCAGCCCGCTGAGCCCCGACGCTCCGTCGTCCCCGCCCGCGGTGGAACCCGGTGAGGTCCGAAGCCCCGAGGCCGACATCGTCTCCACCCATGTCCTCGTTCCCGAGGAGCAGGTGCACAAGCTGCGCGAGCTGGCGCGGCGCACCCGCATCCACCAGAGCGAGTACCTGCGTGAGGCCGTGGAGGACCTGCTGTCCAAGTACGGCCGCATCCCCGCCAAGACAGAGGGCGAGTCGTGA
- a CDS encoding TMEM165/GDT1 family protein, which translates to MEAIVGSFVLVAASEMGDKTQLLAFSLASRFRKPWVVLGGIFVATVANHALASSVGTWVSTHVPARVMALVLAVLFLGFGLWTLKPDTLDDDGGKPPRFGAFLTTVALFFMAEMGDKTQLATMAVAARYQAPVLVTLGTTAGMLVSDGLAVFLGDRLSGRVNMKYVRWVTAALFFLFGLVSLWTAWRG; encoded by the coding sequence TTGGAAGCAATCGTCGGTTCATTCGTGCTCGTCGCCGCCAGTGAGATGGGGGACAAGACCCAGCTGCTGGCGTTCTCGCTGGCGTCCAGGTTCCGCAAGCCGTGGGTGGTGCTGGGCGGCATCTTCGTGGCCACGGTGGCCAACCACGCGCTGGCGTCATCGGTGGGCACGTGGGTGTCCACGCACGTCCCCGCGCGGGTGATGGCGCTGGTCCTGGCGGTGTTGTTCCTGGGCTTCGGTCTGTGGACGCTCAAGCCCGACACGCTGGATGACGACGGCGGAAAGCCCCCTCGCTTCGGCGCCTTCCTCACCACGGTGGCGCTCTTCTTCATGGCGGAGATGGGGGACAAGACGCAGCTGGCCACCATGGCGGTGGCGGCGCGCTACCAGGCGCCGGTGCTGGTGACGCTGGGGACGACGGCGGGGATGCTGGTGTCGGACGGCCTCGCGGTGTTCCTGGGCGATCGGCTGTCCGGGCGGGTGAACATGAAGTACGTGCGGTGGGTGACCGCCGCGCTCTTCTTCCTCTTCGGCCTCGTGTCGCTCTGGACGGCCTGGCGCGGCTGA
- a CDS encoding NAD(P)-dependent alcohol dehydrogenase, whose product MPSTPAYAAPSAKAALGPFTVERREPRPQDVLIDIQYCGVCHSDIHQARDEWGGALFPMVPGHEIVGKVSQVGSAVTTFKVGDAVGVGCFVDSCRECPQCLAGDEQYCERGAVNTYNSREYDGQPTYGGYSTHITVDAKYVVRIPEGIPLDRAAPLLCAGITTYSPLRYYGVKAGSKLAVVGLGGLGHMAVKLAKAMGAEVTVLSTSPSKRDDALALGATHFEATSDKATFKKLRRSFDFILDTVSAQHDYNAYLSLLKTDGTMIIVGAPETPTPLAAFSLIPRRLKLGGSMIGGIRETQEMLDFCARHQVASDVEVIPIQKINEAYERMLKNDVRYRFVIDTASLK is encoded by the coding sequence TTGCCCTCGACCCCTGCCTATGCCGCACCCAGCGCGAAGGCCGCGCTCGGCCCCTTCACCGTGGAGCGCCGCGAGCCGCGTCCCCAGGATGTGCTCATCGACATCCAGTACTGCGGCGTGTGCCACTCCGACATCCACCAGGCTCGCGACGAGTGGGGCGGCGCCCTCTTCCCCATGGTCCCGGGCCACGAAATTGTCGGCAAGGTGTCCCAGGTGGGCAGCGCCGTCACCACGTTCAAGGTCGGTGACGCCGTGGGCGTGGGCTGCTTCGTGGACTCGTGCCGCGAGTGCCCCCAGTGCCTCGCGGGCGACGAGCAGTACTGCGAGCGCGGCGCGGTGAACACCTACAACAGCCGTGAATACGACGGCCAGCCCACCTACGGCGGCTACTCCACGCACATCACCGTGGACGCGAAGTACGTGGTGCGCATCCCGGAGGGCATCCCCCTGGACCGCGCCGCGCCGCTCCTGTGCGCGGGCATCACCACGTACTCGCCGCTGCGCTATTACGGCGTGAAGGCCGGCAGCAAGCTGGCCGTCGTGGGTCTGGGCGGCCTGGGCCACATGGCCGTGAAGCTGGCCAAGGCGATGGGCGCGGAGGTGACGGTGCTGAGCACCTCGCCTTCCAAGCGCGACGACGCGCTCGCCCTGGGCGCCACGCATTTCGAGGCCACGTCCGACAAGGCGACGTTCAAGAAGCTGCGGCGGTCCTTCGACTTCATCCTGGACACCGTCTCCGCGCAGCATGACTACAACGCCTACCTGAGCCTGCTGAAGACGGACGGCACGATGATCATCGTCGGCGCGCCGGAGACTCCCACGCCGCTGGCGGCCTTCTCGCTCATCCCCCGCCGGCTCAAGCTGGGCGGCTCGATGATTGGCGGCATCCGTGAGACGCAGGAGATGCTCGACTTCTGCGCCAGGCACCAGGTCGCCTCCGACGTGGAGGTCATCCCCATCCAGAAGATCAACGAAGCCTACGAGCGCATGCTCAAGAACGACGTGCGCTACCGCTTCGTCATCGACACGGCGAGCCTGAAGTAG
- a CDS encoding DUF1579 domain-containing protein, which produces MSQERLQQSLSAGPHHLLSRLVGTWEGVARTWFQPDKVEDESPITGTFRSVLDGRFVVYEYTSSFGGKPLSGIATLGHHLDGKQFTMSWVDTFHVGTDIMGLQGEAGVSDRFSVTGSYSTGEQSPRWGWRVDIEWTGPDALVITHFNIEPGEAPQKAIELQYKRRS; this is translated from the coding sequence ATGAGCCAGGAACGTCTGCAGCAATCCCTGTCCGCGGGTCCCCATCACCTCCTCTCCCGTCTGGTCGGCACGTGGGAGGGCGTCGCGCGCACGTGGTTCCAGCCCGACAAGGTGGAGGATGAGTCGCCCATCACCGGCACCTTCCGGAGCGTGCTCGACGGCCGCTTCGTGGTGTACGAGTACACGTCCTCCTTTGGGGGCAAGCCGCTGTCCGGCATCGCGACGCTGGGCCATCACCTGGACGGGAAGCAGTTCACCATGTCGTGGGTGGACACCTTCCACGTCGGCACGGACATCATGGGCCTGCAGGGAGAGGCCGGGGTGAGCGACCGCTTCTCCGTTACCGGCAGCTACTCCACCGGTGAGCAGTCGCCCCGCTGGGGCTGGCGCGTGGACATCGAGTGGACCGGTCCGGATGCGCTGGTCATCACGCACTTCAACATCGAGCCGGGTGAAGCACCGCAGAAAGCCATTGAACTTCAGTACAAGCGCCGGAGCTGA
- a CDS encoding class I SAM-dependent methyltransferase, with the protein MSQEDRQRWNDKYQQATAQREPSAFLRSLEDRLPHAGRALDLAGGAGHDACWLAKRGLDVTLVDISDVALEQAEALARDAGVTLTRLRLDLETEALPPGPFDLVVCLNYLWRPLFAAVPKILSPGGLFVFAQPTRRNLQRHPHPSARFLLEEGELPTLLQGLQSLSSTEDWTDAGRHEARLLAQKLQHVADGVRPQ; encoded by the coding sequence ATGTCCCAGGAGGATCGCCAGCGCTGGAACGACAAGTACCAGCAGGCCACCGCGCAGCGGGAACCATCCGCCTTCCTCCGCTCGCTCGAGGACCGGCTGCCTCACGCGGGCCGGGCGCTCGACCTGGCCGGAGGTGCGGGACACGACGCGTGCTGGCTCGCGAAGCGCGGGCTGGACGTCACCCTGGTGGACATCTCCGACGTGGCGCTGGAGCAGGCGGAAGCACTGGCGCGCGACGCGGGCGTGACACTCACGCGCCTGCGTTTGGACCTGGAGACCGAAGCACTGCCGCCCGGTCCGTTCGACCTGGTCGTGTGCTTGAACTACCTCTGGCGGCCACTCTTCGCCGCCGTGCCGAAGATCCTCTCACCGGGCGGGCTGTTCGTCTTCGCCCAGCCCACCCGGCGCAACCTGCAACGCCATCCGCACCCGTCCGCGCGCTTCCTCCTGGAGGAGGGCGAACTGCCCACCCTGCTCCAGGGGCTCCAATCCCTCTCATCCACCGAGGACTGGACGGACGCCGGACGTCACGAGGCGCGGCTTCTGGCTCAGAAGCTCCAGCACGTCGCGGACGGCGTGCGGCCGCAGTAG
- a CDS encoding isocitrate lyase/PEP mutase family protein → MTTRPATAATFRALHQGADLLVLPNVWDAGSARLFESLGAKAIATTSAGIAWALGYPDGNALPVDALIHTVRTIARAIQVPLTVDAEAGYSDDPATAAENVARLLSEGAVGCNLEDGSGPPELLAAKIERVKQVGARLGVDVFVNARTDVYLRKLVSPERRVEETLARAARYQQAGADGLFAAGVTDAAEIQAITRGTSLPVNVLARQDLPAPAELQRLGVRRLSAGSAIPEAIWGRAGALASTFLREGHSASLFEAAASYPSLNGLMTGK, encoded by the coding sequence ATGACCACCCGTCCAGCCACCGCCGCCACGTTCCGCGCACTGCACCAGGGCGCTGATCTGCTCGTGCTTCCGAACGTCTGGGACGCCGGCAGCGCCCGCCTCTTCGAGAGCCTGGGTGCGAAGGCCATCGCCACCACCAGCGCCGGCATCGCCTGGGCGCTGGGCTACCCGGACGGCAACGCGCTGCCCGTGGACGCGCTCATCCACACGGTTCGCACCATCGCCCGCGCCATCCAGGTCCCCCTCACCGTGGACGCCGAAGCGGGCTACTCGGACGATCCGGCCACCGCCGCGGAGAACGTGGCCCGCCTCCTGTCCGAGGGCGCCGTGGGCTGCAACCTGGAGGACGGCAGCGGTCCTCCGGAGCTGCTCGCCGCGAAGATTGAACGCGTGAAGCAGGTCGGCGCGCGCCTGGGCGTGGATGTCTTCGTCAACGCGCGCACGGACGTCTACCTGCGCAAGCTCGTGTCGCCCGAGCGCCGCGTCGAGGAGACCCTGGCCCGTGCCGCTCGCTACCAGCAGGCCGGCGCGGACGGCCTCTTCGCCGCAGGCGTCACGGACGCGGCCGAGATCCAGGCCATCACCCGGGGCACCTCGCTGCCCGTGAACGTGCTCGCGCGGCAGGACCTCCCCGCTCCGGCGGAGCTGCAGCGGCTGGGTGTGCGGCGGCTCAGCGCGGGCTCCGCCATCCCGGAGGCCATCTGGGGCCGGGCCGGGGCGCTCGCCTCCACCTTCCTCCGCGAGGGACACTCCGCGAGCCTGTTCGAAGCCGCCGCCAGCTACCCGTCCCTCAACGGGCTGATGACCGGGAAGTAG